In Labrus bergylta chromosome 1, fLabBer1.1, whole genome shotgun sequence, one genomic interval encodes:
- the LOC136179060 gene encoding CD276 antigen-like — translation MASAGFLLLTLAVLNSIGSVKSIAFVKIHCKTQNIGQYEQESRLDCVIHYSKEVEDPEIMVVTWSREGVEEPVLKYENEELTSLPGYSFAEPSWNNKNTDVSLLIHKTAIKDEGVYTCYVITNSGFNKNQTRLNVTAKYGVPTIQPQPQNIDLNTDGSLTCKSTGYPKGRLSWFDKDNKPWLDQPEVEVLKTENGLFTLSSTLKIQRGSAFSQYTCKVFNARGDEEAEKSFISVGSSQSHAESFHHLRASVKIHCKTQNVGQYEQESRLDCVIHHAEDLKVPEIVAIIWSREGVEEPVLKYENGKLTSLPGYSFAEPSWNNKNVNVSLLIHKTAVKDEGDYTCYVFTNSGFNTNQTRLSVTGLGQDTKDAKDSNMILATKIVAPVLVVGSLIVGLLVLLLYKRQSWREYH, via the exons ATGGCCTCCGCTGGTTTTCTGCTCTTAACGCTCGCTGTCCTCAACAGTATAGGAAGTGTGAAGAGTATTG CCTTTGTGAAAATTCACTGCAAGACTCAAAACATCGGACAGTATGAGCAGGAGTCACGACTTGACTGTGTAATCCACTACTCAAAAGAGGTAGAAGATCCTGAAATCATGGTGGTAACTTGGAGTAGAGAGGGGGTTGAAGAACCCGTACTTAAATACGAAAATGAAGAACTTACATCGTTGCCTGGATATTCATTTGCTGAACCGTCCTGGAACAACAAGAACACGGACGTATCCCTGCTCATTCACAAAACTGCTATTAAGGACGAGGGAGTTTATACATGTTATGTGATCACAAACAGTGGTTTTAACAAGAACCAAACCAGACTGAACGTCACAG CCAAATACGGAGTGCCAACTATTCAGCCTCAACCTCAGAACATTGATCTCAACACCGACGGTTCCCTGACATGCAAGTCCACCGGCTACCCAAAAGGCCGACTCAGCTGGTTTGATAAAGACAACAAGCCTTGGTTAGACCAACCCGAGGTGGAGGTGCTGAAGACAGAGAATGGTCTGTTTACCCTCTCAAGCACGCTGAAAATACAGCGAGGATCTGCCTTCTCCCAGTACACCTGCAAAGTGTTCAACGCCAGAGGAGACGAAGAGGCAGAGAAATCTTTCATCAGTGTAGGAAGTTCACAGAGTCATGCTGAGTCATTCCATCATCTCAGAGCCTCTGTGAAAATTCACTGCAAGACTCAAAATGTTGGACAGTATGAGCAGGAGTCACGACTTGACTGTGTAATCCACCATGCTGAAGACCTAAAAGTTCCTGAAATCGTGGCGATAATTTGGAGTAGAGAGGGGGTTGAAGAACCTGTACTTAAATACGAAAATGGAAAACTAACATCGTTGCCTGGATATTCATTTGCTGAACCGTCCTGGAACAACAAGAACGTGAACGTATCCCTGCTCATTCACAAAACTGCTGTTAAGGACGAGGGAGATTATACATGTTATGTGTTCACAAACAGTGGTTTTAACACCAACCAAACCAGACTGAGCGTCACAG gGCTGGGACAAGACACCAAAGACGCCAAAGACTCAAACATGATTTTGGCCACCAAGATAGTGGCTCCTGTGTTGGTCGTCGGGTCTCTGATCGTGGGGTTGCTAGTGTTGCTACTTTACAAAAGACAATCTTGGCGTGAGTACCATTAA